A single region of the Lotus japonicus ecotype B-129 chromosome 4, LjGifu_v1.2 genome encodes:
- the LOC130710971 gene encoding protein RER1A-like, translated as MDAEAEATSPAAAVSRWKFEVSRRYQHLLDKATPYVAKRWLGCLVVALVYALRVYMVEGFYIVSYGLGIYILNLLIGFLSPQVDPEVQDSGGPSLPTSTSDEFRPFVRRLPEFKFWYSITKAFCIAFVMTFFSAFDVPVFWPILLFYWVTLFTLTMRRQIAHMIRYKYVPFSFGKMRYDGKRASAESTTLSDD; from the exons ATGGATGCGGAGGCGGAGGCTACATCCCCGGCGGCCGCCGTATCGCGGTGGAAGTTCGAGGTGTCACGGCGGTACCAACACCTCCTGGACAAAGCGACGCCGTACGTGGCGAAGCGGTGGTTGGGGTGCCTGGTGGTGGCGCTGGTGTACGCGCTCCGCGTCTACATGGTGGAAGGATTCTACATCGTTTCCTACGGTCTCGGCATTTACATCCTCAACCTTCTGATCGGCTTCCTTTCCCCTCAGGTCGATCCCGAGGTTCAAGATTCCGGTGGCCCCTCCCTCCCCACCTCCACTTCCGACGAGTTTCGCCCCTTCGTTCGCCGCCTCCCGGAGTTCAAGTTCTG GTACTCAATCACGAAGGCATTTTGCATTGCATTTGTGATGACTTTCTTTAGTGCCTTTGATGTTCCTGTCTTCTGGCCAATTCTCCTCTTCTACTGGGTGACCCTCTTCACTCTTACTATGAGGAGACAAATAGCTCACATGATCAGATACAAATATGTACCATTTTCATTTGGAAAGATg CGGTATGATGGAAAGCGGGCATCAGCAGAAAGCACAACCCTTTCAGATGACTGA